Proteins from a genomic interval of Thamnophis elegans isolate rThaEle1 chromosome 2, rThaEle1.pri, whole genome shotgun sequence:
- the LOC116505020 gene encoding twist-related protein 2-like, protein MHCGLRGPAPYPVRGREREADLERMKEESMCPDSPEGSLGTSEEESEKVPKKSLRKRSQLGKPLASAPPEYSSSPLPQGKRSKRSPVSQTFEDMHTQRVIANVRERQRTQSLNDAFAELRKIIPTLPSDKLSKIQTLKLAARYIDFLYQVLQSDELDHKISSCNYLAHERLSYAFSVWRMEGAWSMSASH, encoded by the coding sequence ATGCACTGTGGCCTGCGAGGTCCAGCTCCTTATCCTGTGcgtggaagggaaagggaggccGACTTGGAGAGGATGAAAGAGGAGAGCATGTGCCCAGACTCACCGGAGGGCAGCCTGGGAACCAGCGAGGAGGAAAGTGAGAAGGTGCCCAAGAAGAGTCTTCGGAAGAGGAGCCAGCTGGGTAAACCCTTGGCTTCAGCCCCTCCAGAGTACAGCAGCAGCCCTTTGCCACAGGGGAAGCGCAGCAAGCGCAGCCCCGTGTCCCAGACTTTCGAGGACATGCACACGCAGCGGGTGATCGCCAATGTGCGGGAGCGTCAGCGCACCCAGTCGCTCAACGACGCCTTTGCCGAGCTGCGCAAGATCATCCCCACCCTGCCTTCGGACAAACTCAGCAAGATCCAGACCCTCAAGCTGGCTGCCCGCTACATCGACTTCCTCTACCAGGTCCTGCAGAGTGACGAGCTTGACCACAAGATCTCCAGCTGCAACTACCTGGCCCACGAGAGGCTCAGCTACGCCTTCTCTGTTTGGAGGATGGAAGGGGCCTGGTCCATGTCAGCATCCCACTGA